The following coding sequences lie in one Oncorhynchus kisutch isolate 150728-3 linkage group LG27, Okis_V2, whole genome shotgun sequence genomic window:
- the LOC109872336 gene encoding ATP-sensitive inward rectifier potassium channel 10 isoform X1, which yields MCCHGDGIHPIGKMTSATPPSSRSCSPQKVCHSQTQTDVLKPLLGAGGSGGGGTLRRRRRVLSKDGRSNVRIEHISGRSALYMRDLWTTFLDMQWRWKFFLFTLTFTGTWFLFGVLWYLVALVHGDLLEFNPPSNHTPCVLQMQTLTGAFLFSLESQTTIGYGFRCITEECPAAIILLILQLVITMVLEIFITGTFLAKVARPKKRGETVKFSQHAVVSSHEGRPCLMIRVANMRKSLLLGCQVTGKLLQTSHTKEGETVRLDQRNVPFQVDTSSDSPFLILPLTFYHIIDDNSPLRAWAAKGGGWTDPELADFELLVIMSATVEPTSATCQVRTSYLPDEILWGYEFPPVVSLSPSGKYVADFAFFDKVAKTKTTPLFKTSRPQSYHGNGGGGGGGVEGTDPEKIRLEQSYRERGEEGRGRVRDSSPLSVRISNV from the exons ATGTGTTGTCATGGAGATGGAATACATCCTATTGGAAAG ATGACATCTGCCACGCCCCCTTCCTCCCGAAGCTGCTCCCCTCAAAAGGTGTGTCACTCGCAGACGCAGACAGACGTTCTAAAGCCCCTATTGGGCGCCGGGGGCTCCGGCGGGGGCGGGACCTTGAGGAGgcggagacgtgttctgtctaaGGATGGGAGGAGTAACGTACGCATCGAACACATCAGCGGGCGGTCGGCCCTGTACATGCGTGACCTCTGGACGACGTTCCTGGATATGCAGTGGCGGTGGAAGTTCTTTCTCTTCACCCTTACCTTCACGGGGACGTGGTTCCTGTTCGGGGTTCTGTGGTACCTGGTGGCATTAGTGCATGGAGATCTGCTgg AGTTCAATCCACCGTCGAACCACACCCCGTGTGTGCTGCAGATGCAGACCCTGACTGGGGCATTCCTGTTCTCGCTGGAGTCCCAGACCACCATTGGCTACGGCTTCCGTTGCATCACAGAGGAATGTCCAGCTGCTATCATTCTCCTGATCCTGCAACTCGTCATCACCATGGTGCTGGAGATCTTCATCACCGGAACCTTCCTCGCCAAG GTGGCTCGGCCAAAGAAGCGAGGTGAGACGGTGAAGTTTAGCCAGCACGCCGTGGTGTCCAGTCACGAAGGCCGACCCTGCCTCATGATCCGAGTGGCCAACATGCGGAAGAGCCTGCTGCTGGGGTGCCAG GTGACGGGGAAGCTGCTGCAGACATCTCATACTAAGGAGGGGGAGACAGTGCGTCTGGACCAGAGGAACGTTCCCTTCCAGGTGGATACATCCAGCGACAGCCCcttcctcatcctccccctcacaTTTTACCACATCATAGATGACAACAGCCCGCTCAGGGCCTGGGCCGCCAAGG gCGGGGGATGGACAGATCCTGAACTGGCGGACTTTGAGCTGCTGGTTATCATGAGTGCCACGGTAGAGCCCACCTCAGCCACCTGCCAGGTGCGTACCTCATACCTGCCTGACGAGATCCTGTGGGGGTACGAGTTCCCCCCTgtggtctccctctccccctcagggAAGTACGTGGCCGACTTTGCCTTCTTCGACAAAGTGGCCAAAACCAAGACCACACCCCTCTTCAAAACATCCCGCCCACAGAGCTACCATGgcaatggaggaggaggaggagggggggtggaggggactGACCCGGAGAAGATCCGATTGGAGcagagctacagggagagaggagaggaagggagagggagggtcagAGACAGTAGCCCTCTCAGTGTCCGCATCAGCAATGTCTGA
- the LOC109872336 gene encoding ATP-sensitive inward rectifier potassium channel 10 isoform X2: MTSATPPSSRSCSPQKVCHSQTQTDVLKPLLGAGGSGGGGTLRRRRRVLSKDGRSNVRIEHISGRSALYMRDLWTTFLDMQWRWKFFLFTLTFTGTWFLFGVLWYLVALVHGDLLEFNPPSNHTPCVLQMQTLTGAFLFSLESQTTIGYGFRCITEECPAAIILLILQLVITMVLEIFITGTFLAKVARPKKRGETVKFSQHAVVSSHEGRPCLMIRVANMRKSLLLGCQVTGKLLQTSHTKEGETVRLDQRNVPFQVDTSSDSPFLILPLTFYHIIDDNSPLRAWAAKGGGWTDPELADFELLVIMSATVEPTSATCQVRTSYLPDEILWGYEFPPVVSLSPSGKYVADFAFFDKVAKTKTTPLFKTSRPQSYHGNGGGGGGGVEGTDPEKIRLEQSYRERGEEGRGRVRDSSPLSVRISNV; encoded by the exons ATGACATCTGCCACGCCCCCTTCCTCCCGAAGCTGCTCCCCTCAAAAGGTGTGTCACTCGCAGACGCAGACAGACGTTCTAAAGCCCCTATTGGGCGCCGGGGGCTCCGGCGGGGGCGGGACCTTGAGGAGgcggagacgtgttctgtctaaGGATGGGAGGAGTAACGTACGCATCGAACACATCAGCGGGCGGTCGGCCCTGTACATGCGTGACCTCTGGACGACGTTCCTGGATATGCAGTGGCGGTGGAAGTTCTTTCTCTTCACCCTTACCTTCACGGGGACGTGGTTCCTGTTCGGGGTTCTGTGGTACCTGGTGGCATTAGTGCATGGAGATCTGCTgg AGTTCAATCCACCGTCGAACCACACCCCGTGTGTGCTGCAGATGCAGACCCTGACTGGGGCATTCCTGTTCTCGCTGGAGTCCCAGACCACCATTGGCTACGGCTTCCGTTGCATCACAGAGGAATGTCCAGCTGCTATCATTCTCCTGATCCTGCAACTCGTCATCACCATGGTGCTGGAGATCTTCATCACCGGAACCTTCCTCGCCAAG GTGGCTCGGCCAAAGAAGCGAGGTGAGACGGTGAAGTTTAGCCAGCACGCCGTGGTGTCCAGTCACGAAGGCCGACCCTGCCTCATGATCCGAGTGGCCAACATGCGGAAGAGCCTGCTGCTGGGGTGCCAG GTGACGGGGAAGCTGCTGCAGACATCTCATACTAAGGAGGGGGAGACAGTGCGTCTGGACCAGAGGAACGTTCCCTTCCAGGTGGATACATCCAGCGACAGCCCcttcctcatcctccccctcacaTTTTACCACATCATAGATGACAACAGCCCGCTCAGGGCCTGGGCCGCCAAGG gCGGGGGATGGACAGATCCTGAACTGGCGGACTTTGAGCTGCTGGTTATCATGAGTGCCACGGTAGAGCCCACCTCAGCCACCTGCCAGGTGCGTACCTCATACCTGCCTGACGAGATCCTGTGGGGGTACGAGTTCCCCCCTgtggtctccctctccccctcagggAAGTACGTGGCCGACTTTGCCTTCTTCGACAAAGTGGCCAAAACCAAGACCACACCCCTCTTCAAAACATCCCGCCCACAGAGCTACCATGgcaatggaggaggaggaggagggggggtggaggggactGACCCGGAGAAGATCCGATTGGAGcagagctacagggagagaggagaggaagggagagggagggtcagAGACAGTAGCCCTCTCAGTGTCCGCATCAGCAATGTCTGA
- the LOC109872336 gene encoding ATP-sensitive inward rectifier potassium channel 10 isoform X3, giving the protein MEMEYILLESCSPQKVCHSQTQTDVLKPLLGAGGSGGGGTLRRRRRVLSKDGRSNVRIEHISGRSALYMRDLWTTFLDMQWRWKFFLFTLTFTGTWFLFGVLWYLVALVHGDLLEFNPPSNHTPCVLQMQTLTGAFLFSLESQTTIGYGFRCITEECPAAIILLILQLVITMVLEIFITGTFLAKVARPKKRGETVKFSQHAVVSSHEGRPCLMIRVANMRKSLLLGCQVTGKLLQTSHTKEGETVRLDQRNVPFQVDTSSDSPFLILPLTFYHIIDDNSPLRAWAAKGGGWTDPELADFELLVIMSATVEPTSATCQVRTSYLPDEILWGYEFPPVVSLSPSGKYVADFAFFDKVAKTKTTPLFKTSRPQSYHGNGGGGGGGVEGTDPEKIRLEQSYRERGEEGRGRVRDSSPLSVRISNV; this is encoded by the exons ATGGAGATGGAATACATCCTATTGGAAAG CTGCTCCCCTCAAAAGGTGTGTCACTCGCAGACGCAGACAGACGTTCTAAAGCCCCTATTGGGCGCCGGGGGCTCCGGCGGGGGCGGGACCTTGAGGAGgcggagacgtgttctgtctaaGGATGGGAGGAGTAACGTACGCATCGAACACATCAGCGGGCGGTCGGCCCTGTACATGCGTGACCTCTGGACGACGTTCCTGGATATGCAGTGGCGGTGGAAGTTCTTTCTCTTCACCCTTACCTTCACGGGGACGTGGTTCCTGTTCGGGGTTCTGTGGTACCTGGTGGCATTAGTGCATGGAGATCTGCTgg AGTTCAATCCACCGTCGAACCACACCCCGTGTGTGCTGCAGATGCAGACCCTGACTGGGGCATTCCTGTTCTCGCTGGAGTCCCAGACCACCATTGGCTACGGCTTCCGTTGCATCACAGAGGAATGTCCAGCTGCTATCATTCTCCTGATCCTGCAACTCGTCATCACCATGGTGCTGGAGATCTTCATCACCGGAACCTTCCTCGCCAAG GTGGCTCGGCCAAAGAAGCGAGGTGAGACGGTGAAGTTTAGCCAGCACGCCGTGGTGTCCAGTCACGAAGGCCGACCCTGCCTCATGATCCGAGTGGCCAACATGCGGAAGAGCCTGCTGCTGGGGTGCCAG GTGACGGGGAAGCTGCTGCAGACATCTCATACTAAGGAGGGGGAGACAGTGCGTCTGGACCAGAGGAACGTTCCCTTCCAGGTGGATACATCCAGCGACAGCCCcttcctcatcctccccctcacaTTTTACCACATCATAGATGACAACAGCCCGCTCAGGGCCTGGGCCGCCAAGG gCGGGGGATGGACAGATCCTGAACTGGCGGACTTTGAGCTGCTGGTTATCATGAGTGCCACGGTAGAGCCCACCTCAGCCACCTGCCAGGTGCGTACCTCATACCTGCCTGACGAGATCCTGTGGGGGTACGAGTTCCCCCCTgtggtctccctctccccctcagggAAGTACGTGGCCGACTTTGCCTTCTTCGACAAAGTGGCCAAAACCAAGACCACACCCCTCTTCAAAACATCCCGCCCACAGAGCTACCATGgcaatggaggaggaggaggagggggggtggaggggactGACCCGGAGAAGATCCGATTGGAGcagagctacagggagagaggagaggaagggagagggagggtcagAGACAGTAGCCCTCTCAGTGTCCGCATCAGCAATGTCTGA